In a single window of the Thunnus thynnus chromosome 9, fThuThy2.1, whole genome shotgun sequence genome:
- the LOC137188828 gene encoding protocadherin gamma-A7-like: MATRRHLTYMCERWRLFYGLRGRIGLLMLLLHMVNMVGGQIRYSIPEEMKKGSVIGNVAQDLGLDLKRLRSGRARIVTEENIQYTELKTDKGILVVNERIDREQLCGDVTPCSFSFEMILENPMELHRITIMIQDQNDNPPQVLYPVQTGGSLVAEMVPRSADVGYLVTKVVAVDVDSGQNAWLSYKLQKATDRALFEVGLQNGEIRTIRQVTDKDAVKQRLTVIVEDNGQPSRSATVIVNVAVADSFPEVLSEFTDFTHDKEYNDNLTFYLVLALAVVSFLFITCLVVIISVKIYRWRQSRILYHSNLPVIPYYPPRYSDTLGTGTLQHVYNYEVCRTTDSRKSDCKFGRAGSQNVLIMDPSSTGTMQRIQNEKSILDEPDSPLEVS; the protein is encoded by the exons ATGGCAACTCGAAGACATCTCACCTACATGTGCGAAAGATGGCGATTGTTTTATGGACTGCGAGGACGAATAGGACTGCTCATGCTCCTGCTTCATATGGTTAACATGGTAGGTGGTCAGATTCGTTATTCCATAccagaggagatgaagaaaggCTCTGTCATTGGTAATGTAGCGCAAGATCTTGGTTTGGATCTAAAAAGGCTCCGTTCTGGGCGGGCCCGTATCGTGACAGAAGAAAACATCCAGTACACCGAGCTGAAGACAGACAAAGGGATTCTAGTCGTGAATGAGAGAATAGACCGAGAGCAGCTTTGTGGGGACGTAACACCGTGTAGCTTCAGCTTTGAGATGATTTTGGAAAATCCTATGGAATTGCACAGAATAAC AATAATGATCCAGGACCAGAACGACAACCCCCCTCAGGTTCTGTACCCAGTCCAGACCGGTGGCTCTCTGGTGGCTGAAATGGTGCCTCGTTCAGCAGATGTGGGCTATCTGGTCACTAAAGTGGTGGCTGTTGATGTGGACTCTGGACAGAATGCCTGGCTCTCCTATAAACTGCagaaagccacagacagggcgCTGTTTGAAGTGGGCTTACAGAATGGAGAAATAAGAACTATCCGCCAGGTGACTGATAAAGATGCTGtgaaacaaagactgactgTTATAGTGGAGGACAACGGGCAGCCCTCTCGTTCAGCTACAGTCATTGTTAACGTGGCGGTGGCGGACAGCTTCCCTGAAGTGCTGTCAGAGTTCACTGACTTTACACACGACAAGGAGTACAATGACAACCTGACTTTTTACTTAGTGTTGGCTCTGGCTGtagtttccttcctcttcatcacgtGTTTAGTGGTTATTATATCAGTGAAAATCTACAGATGGAGACAGTCCCGCATCCTGTATCACTCCAATCTCCCTGTGATTCCTTATTATCCACCACGTTACTCAGACACTTTGGGGACAGGGACTCTCCAACACGTGTACAATTACGAGGTGTGCAGGACGACTGACTCCAGAAAGAGTGACTGTAAGTTCGGCCGAGCTGGTAGTCAGAACGTGCTGATAATGGACCCCAGTTCTACAGGGACGATGCAGCGGATACAGAATGAAAAGAGCATCCTGGATGAACCAGACTCTCCTCTAGAGGTGAGCTGA
- the LOC137188829 gene encoding protocadherin gamma-A7-like: MMTTRESLTSIFLRWRLFSAMQRQIGLLVLLLHMVNMVGGQIRYSIPEEMKKGSVIGNVAQDLGLDLKRLRSGRARIVTGENIQYTELKTDKGILVVNERIDREQLCGDVTPCSFSFEVILENPIELHRITIMIQDQNDNPPQVLYPVQTGGSLVAEMVPRSADVGYLVTKVVAVDVDSGQNAWLSYKLQKATDRALFEVGLQNGEIRTIRQVTDKDAVKQRLTVIVEDNGQPSRSATVIVNVAVADSFPEVLSEFTDFTHDKEYNDNLTFYLVLALAVVSFLFITCLVVIISVKIYRWRQSRILYHSNLPVIPYYPPRYSDTLGTGTLQHVYNYEVCRTTDSRKSDCKFGRAGSQNVLIMDPSSTGTMQRMQSEKSILDEPDSPLEHHGQHLSQFGLLV, encoded by the exons atgatgacaacTCGAGAATCTCTCACCTCCATATTCTTAAGATGGCGATTGTTTTCTGCAATGCAACGGCAAATAGGACTGCTCGTGCTCTTGCTTCATATGGTTAACATGGTAGGTGGTCAGATTCGTTATTCCATACCggaggagatgaagaaaggCTCTGTCATTGGTAATGTAGCGCAAGATCTTGGTCTTGATCTGAAAAGGCTCCGTTCTGGGCGGGCCCGTATTGTGACCGGAGAAAACATCCAGTACACCGAGCTGAAGACAGACAAAGGGATTCTAGTCGTGAATGAGAGAATAGACCGAGAGCAGCTTTGTGGGGACGTAACACCGTGTAGCTTCAGCTTTGAGGTGATTTTAGAAAATCCAATCGAATTACACAGAATAAC AATAATGATCCAGGACCAGAACGACAACCCTCCTCAGGTTCTGTACCCAGTCCAGACCGGTGGCTCTCTGGTGGCTGAAATGGTGCCTCGTTCAGCAGATGTGGGCTATCTGGTCACTAAAGTGGTGGCTGTTGATGTGGACTCTGGACAGAATGCCTGGCTCTCCTATAAACTGCagaaagccacagacagggcgCTGTTTGAAGTGGGCTTACAGAATGGAGAAATAAGAACTATCCGCCAGGTGACTGATAAAGATGCTGtgaaacaaagactgactgTTATAGTGGAGGACAACGGGCAGCCCTCTCGTTCAGCTACAGTCATTGTTAACGTGGCAGTGGCGGACAGCTTCCCTGAAGTGCTGTCAGAGTTCACTGACTTTACACACGACAAGGAGTACAATGACAACCTGACTTTTTACTTAGTGTTGGCTCTGGCTGtagtttccttcctcttcatcacgtGTTTAGTGGTTATTATATCAGTGAAAATCTACAGATGGAGACAGTCCCGCATCCTGTATCACTCCAATCTCCCTGTGATTCCTTATTATCCACCACGTTACTCAGACACTTTGGGGACAGGGACTCTCCAACACGTGTACAATTACGAGGTGTGCAGGACGACTGACTCCAGAAAGAGTGACTGTAAGTTCGGCAGAGCTGGTAGTCAGAACGTGCTGATAATGGACCCCAGTTCTACAGGGACGATGCAACGGATGCAGAGTGAAAAGAGCATCCTGGATGAACCAGACTCTCCTCTAGAG caccatggacagcatcTCAGTCAGTTTGGATTACTAGTATGA
- the LOC137188830 gene encoding protocadherin gamma-A7-like: MDSRKHIYRTLRWRFCYKLTSQSVLLLIFLSHMVSGQIRYSIPEEMKKGSLIGNVALDLGIDMQRLRSGRARIVTGESIQYTELKTDKGTLVVNERIDREQLCGDVTPCSFSFDLILENPMELHPVKIMIQDQNDNPPQVLYPVQTGGSLVAEMVPRSADVGYLVTKVVAVDVDSGQNAWLSYKLQKATDRALFEVGLQNGEIRTIRQVTDKDAVKQRLTVIVEDNGQPSRSATVIVNVAVADSFPEVLSEFTDFTHDKEYNDNLTFYLVLALAVVSFLFITCLVVIISVKIYRWRQSRILYHSNLPVIPYYPPRYSDTLGTGTLQHVYNYEVCRTTDSRKSDCKFGRAGSQNVLIMDPSSTGTMQRIQNEKSILDEPDSPLELH; the protein is encoded by the exons ATGGATTCCAGAAAACACATCTACCGGACTCTAAGATGGCGTTTTTGCTACAAACTGACGTCGCAAAGCGTCCTGCTTCTAATTTTTCTCAGTCATATGGTCAGTGGTCAAATTCGATATTCAATCCcagaagaaatgaagaaagGGTCCCTTATCGGTAATGTCGCCTTGGATCTTGGAATAGATATGCAGAGGCTCCGTTCTGGCCGGGCCCGTATCGTGACCGGAGAGAGCATCCAGTACACCGAGCTGAAGACAGACAAAGGGACTCTAGTCGTGAATGAGAGAATAGACCGAGAGCAGCTTTGTGGAGACGTAACGCCGTGTAGCTTcagctttgatttgattttagaGAACCCTATGGAGCTACACC CTGTGAAAATAATGATCCAGGACCAGAACGACAACCCCCCTCAGGTTCTGTACCCAGTCCAGACCGGTGGCTCTCTGGTGGCTGAAATGGTGCCTCGTTCGGCAGATGTGGGCTATCTGGTCACTAAAGTGGTGGCTGTTGATGTGGACTCTGGACAGAATGCCTGGCTCTCCTATAAACTGCagaaagccacagacagggcgCTGTTTGAAGTGGGCTTACAGAATGGAGAAATAAGAACTATCCGCCAGGTGACTGATAAAGATGCTGtgaaacaaagactgactgTTATAGTGGAGGACAACGGGCAGCCCTCTCGTTCAGCTACAGTCATTGTTAACGTGGCGGTGGCGGACAGCTTCCCTGAAGTGCTGTCAGAGTTCACTGACTTTACACACGACAAGGAGTACAATGACAACCTGACTTTTTACTTAGTGTTGGCTCTGGCTGtagtttccttcctcttcatcacgtGTTTAGTGGTTATTATATCAGTGAAAATCTACAGATGGAGACAGTCTCGCATCCTGTATCACTCCAATCTCCCTGTGATTCCATATTATCCACCACGTTACTCAGACACTTTGGGGACAGGGACTCTCCAACACGTGTACAATTACGAGGTGTGCAGGACGACCGACTCCAGAAAGAGTGACTGTAAGTTCGGCAGAGCTGGTAGTCAGAACGTGCTGATAATGGACCCCAGTTCTACAGGGACGATGCAGCGGATACAGAATGAAAAGAGCATCCTGGATGAACCAGACTCTCCTCTAGAG TTACACTGA